GCAGCCCTACGACTTCGTGAATCGCTCGCGCACGCCCTCGGACGACCACGGCCACGGTACGCACGTCGCCGGGACCATCGCGGAAGCCACCGACAACAACGAGGGCGTCGCCGGCATCGCGTACGAAGCGACGCTGATGCCACTCAAGGTGCTCACGCGCGACGGATTCGGCCGAATGAGCGACGTGGCGGCCGCCATCCGCTACGCGGCCGACAACGGCGCCAACGTCATTAACATGAGCCTCGGAGGCCCCTTCCCGGATTCCGTGACGCGCAACGCCTGCAAGTATGCGCACGGCAAGGGTGTGACCATCGTCTGCGCGGCGGGCAACGGCGGCGGCGAAGGCGTTGGCTATCCGGCGGCCTACCCGGAATGCATCGCCGTCTCCGCGCTTGGCCCGACCGGCAAGCTGGCGCCCTATTCGTCGTGGGGGCCGCAGGTTGCGCTCAGCGCGCCGGGCGGCGACAAGACGCAGGGCGAGCAGGCCGGCATTCTGCAGAACACATTTCTGCGCATGCCCGGCGGCGCGGACGAGCCCGGCTCGGCATCCGCGGCGGGTGCCCAGGTGGACGACTACTACTGGTTCCAGGGAACGTCGATGGCCACGCCGCACGTCGCCGGTGTGGCGGCGCTCGTCTCCTCGTTGGGTATCCGCGACCCGGAGGAGGTGCGGGCGGTTCTGTTGAAGTCGGCGCGGCCGCGCGGCCCGAGCGAGAAGTACGGCGCCGGCGAGTTGAACGCGGCCTCCGCCGTGCGTGTGGGCTCCGCCGAGAGCGCCGGGCACACCAGCCGCCTCTGGGCGGTGGGATTCATGGCGGTGCTGGGCGCCGCTCTCTCGCGCTCTGTTCGCCGGCGCGGACGGCGCGCGATCTGGGCGGCGGCGCTTGCGATGTCGGTCGGGCTGCTCTTCCCGGACGTCGTGTCGGCCTTCGTCGGCTTCAGTTCCGTCTGGAACCTGCTGGGGCACAGCATTCTGCTTCCGGGTTACCTTCTGGTGGCGGAGGCCGAGAGCGGCGCCGAGCGGCGCTTCTATGGCCTGTTCGCCGGCGGGCTCGCCTTGCACCTGGCGTGGGACCTGGTGATGGGCACCGCGCCAATCGCCGGGAACCTGGTGTGGGCGGCGCTTCCCTGGCTGGGAGCGAACGCGGCGGTGGGCTTCGGCGCGGCGGTCGCGAGCCTTCGCGGCAGGCGATAGCGGCGACGCGACGCGCTACTCCTCGGGGGGCGTCACGAGGGGAACGGTGCGGCGCTCGACGGCGGGAGGCTCCTGCGCCCCGCGCTGCTCGGGTGCGGCCGTGGAGGCGGTGGCCCGCGCCGCGTAGATGAGCGCCGCCAGTTGTCCGGCGCCTCGCACGCGCCGCACGGTCTCCTCCGTGATCTGTGTGCCGACCGGGACAAGGATGGTGCCCGCGTTGTCCGTTACGTCGACGCCGGCCGTTTGGCCGACAACTCGGCGCGCCCGCGCGTAGGCCTCGACGCTCCCCAGGTTGTGCTCCTCGCGGCGCTCGCCCTCGCGGTCGAGTGCCGCGTCGGTCGCCCGGCGCAGACTCCCCAGGTGGCGGGCGGCGACAGCCGCCCGGAGTGCCTGCAGCTTCCCCGCGGCCTCGGCGCGCTCCATGGTCGCGTCGGTGATTCGGTCTCCGGCGCTGACGATCAGGCCGCCCTCGCCGTCCAGCACGGAGCTCCCGGCGACCTGGCCGCGCCACAGTGCCCTCTCCTCACGCTTCAGCGTTCGCGCGGCCCCCGCGGCGAGCTTCTCAAGCGCCTCGCCGATGCTATCAAGCCATCCCTTGGTCATTCGGTTTCCCCTCTCGCGTCGGGCGGCCTCGCGCGCGCCCGCCACATGACGACGGTGGGCGCGCCGGGTCGGTTCCCGCAGCGCCCACTTTACGGCGACCAGGGAAGGTCGGGGACGCCGGCGCGAAGGTTGGCGGCGCGGGCGGCGACGAAGAGCAGGTCGGAGAGCCGATTGAGGTAGCGAAGGACCTCCGGGTTCGCGCTATCGGAGGCCATGAGCGCCACGACCGCGCGCTCGGCGCGGCGGCAGACGGCCCGCGCCACGTGAAGCTGCGCGGCCAGCGGGCAGCCGCCCGGCAAGATGAAGGAGGAGAGCGGAGCAAGCGTGGCTTCGAGCGCGTCTATGTCGGCCTCGAGGGCGGCGACGAGGCTGGCCGGCAGGCGCGCCACGACCGTCCCGCCGGCCACCACGCTGTCCTCGTCCGGCGTCGCCAGGTCGGCGCCAAGCGCGAACAGCTCGGACTGCAGCCGGGCGACGAGGACGGCCAGGTCGCCGGGAGCGAGGGTGCGAACGACCCCCAGCGCGCAGTTCAGTTCGTCGACAGCGCCGAAGGCGGCCACGCGGTCGTG
This portion of the Chthonomonadales bacterium genome encodes:
- a CDS encoding peptidase S8, whose protein sequence is MPRKTGLTFWRLAAAAALALAAIPWIRAALPAAGPRMAVTAGEEWTVPGEVVVDARDTAGLGQLASLAARYGAALEPTDLAANGGRIVALRTSPSLVPALLARLRSDPLVETAEPQRLVRAYRAPNDPRYREQWNFQRIDMEKAWEVTRGNGATVAVIDTGVALGYGDGGHLCRDFGGVRFAQPYDFVNRSRTPSDDHGHGTHVAGTIAEATDNNEGVAGIAYEATLMPLKVLTRDGFGRMSDVAAAIRYAADNGANVINMSLGGPFPDSVTRNACKYAHGKGVTIVCAAGNGGGEGVGYPAAYPECIAVSALGPTGKLAPYSSWGPQVALSAPGGDKTQGEQAGILQNTFLRMPGGADEPGSASAAGAQVDDYYWFQGTSMATPHVAGVAALVSSLGIRDPEEVRAVLLKSARPRGPSEKYGAGELNAASAVRVGSAESAGHTSRLWAVGFMAVLGAALSRSVRRRGRRAIWAAALAMSVGLLFPDVVSAFVGFSSVWNLLGHSILLPGYLLVAEAESGAERRFYGLFAGGLALHLAWDLVMGTAPIAGNLVWAALPWLGANAAVGFGAAVASLRGRR
- a CDS encoding cob(I)yrinic acid a,c-diamide adenosyltransferase, with the protein product MAQRIYTRSGDRGETGLFGGRRVPKDHDRVAAFGAVDELNCALGVVRTLAPGDLAVLVARLQSELFALGADLATPDEDSVVAGGTVVARLPASLVAALEADIDALEATLAPLSSFILPGGCPLAAQLHVARAVCRRAERAVVALMASDSANPEVLRYLNRLSDLLFVAARAANLRAGVPDLPWSP